atttttattttacagaggaaaacagagaaaagaaaatccataaaAATATGATACTATGCAATAAAGACATATAAACTATGAACAATTGGAAAAATGGAGATCAAATTAAAGCAGTGAAATACATACATGTTAAagaatcctctttttttttttttgtacagattAAAAAGTGGAggaatttttcttcagataagtTATAATTTCTTCGGGTTTATGAAAGTCAACGAATTCCCATTTAGATTTGAGTCTGTGAATATGCAAGCAGATCTCTCACTAAACCTAGCTGCACTGTTTGTGCATGTTTTGGCAGAGGTTAACAATGAGAGTACATTATACTCTCATTTGTACATTTTTGGTCCAgagcttcattttatttttgctgcagtgCACAAGGAATATGTGTGCACTGCACCAGCTAATGAAGAAAACTTTCATTAAGTTGGCCAGTAAGTTCTGCTTCAGCAATGTGAGTTCAGTGCTCCCAAGACACTGAGAAAATACTTAAGGGGACAGCCCATGCCAAGGCATGTATCTTACCATTTTAAAGCTAAAGTACGTCTGCACACATCCACAGCCATGCAACAAACACACAAGTCTACCAGAAGCATATATGCAAAGACGTGTACAGACACCCAGGGTAGCACAAACATCCATACAATACTCTTGGGACATCTATTTTCTCACTTACAGTGGCAGGTCCTCCATCCAGCTGCCTTCCGCCATGATTAGACACAATAATTCCTTGAGCTCCATGCCTCACTGCCAGCTCTGCATCTTCTTTTGTCAAGATCCCTTTGATGATGATAGGCAGGCGAGTCAGACTCTGCAGCCAGTAAATATCGTTCCAGGTGACTGAAGGATCCAAGCTGTTGGGTGGCAGTCCGTACTCGGAACAGTCATCTCCCTGTAGCCATAGGACAGCAAAAAAACTCATCTAAACTGTAAGAATTCAGAAACTTCAAGTCTCTTCCTGCCCTGGAGGAGATGCATTAAACTTGCTAGCAATCACATTCACCAGCTCCTTAAAGCATGTATGTCTGGATGACAGTAATAACGGGGATGGAAATCAGTGTCTCCAAGGAAGCTGTACTGGGATGTTAAAACCAGAAGCCAGGCTGGCAGAAGGTCAGGCCAGAATGCTGCAGAAACAGGAGGGGAGAAGATATGCCTTGGATTCAGCAGATGCCAAAGCAGCAGTTACCTGGTGGTTCTGTCTCATGTGGTGCACACCAGCACAGTGAATGGAAGAATGGGATCATTTTACAAACCTCAAAGGCTCCCTCCAAGTTCTTCAGCTTCATGTGGGGAGGAAGCCGGAAACCATTACGGACATCGTCACGTCTTTTGCCTGTGTAGGGCAGGTCTGCGGTGAGGACGAGGCCCTGGAAGCCCAAGGCCTCGGCCTGTTGGACCAGCTGCTGAGAAACTGCCCTATTGCGGTGGATGTAGAGCTGGAACCATCGGAAGCCCCCAGGGGCGGCCGCAGAGATCTCCTCCAGCGTGCAGGTGGAGTATGTGCTGGCAATGTAGCAGGTGTTCATGGCATTGGCCGCTTTGGGAGGTATTGAAAAATAGTAAGAATAAAGGTCACTTGAACCGTCCCACCAGACAAT
The nucleotide sequence above comes from Oxyura jamaicensis isolate SHBP4307 breed ruddy duck chromosome 1, BPBGC_Ojam_1.0, whole genome shotgun sequence. Encoded proteins:
- the HAO2 gene encoding hydroxyacid oxidase 2 isoform X3, giving the protein MLRDVSMMDTRTKLLGTEISFPVGIAPTGFHQLAWPDGEKSTARAANAMNTCYIASTYSTCTLEEISAAAPGGFRWFQLYIHRNRAVSQQLVQQAEALGFQGLVLTADLPYTGKRRDDVRNGFRLPPHMKLKNLEGAFEGDDCSEYGLPPNSLDPSVTWNDIYWLQSLTRLPIIIKGILTKEDAELAVRHGAQGIIVSNHGGRQLDGGPATIDALTEVVEAVQGRIEVYLDGGIRKGSDVLKALALGAKCVFIGRPALWGLAYKGEEGLQDVLRILRDEFRLSMALAGCASVSEIGRHLVQFSKL
- the HAO2 gene encoding hydroxyacid oxidase 2 isoform X2, whose protein sequence is MAMVCLSDFEAYAKKYLPKIAWDFFAAGADECSTRDENILAYKRIHFRPRMLRDVSMMDTRTKLLGTEISFPVGIAPTGFHQLAWPDGEKSTARAANAMNTCYIASTYSTCTLEEISAAAPGGFRWFQLYIHRNRAVSQQLVQQAEALGFQGLVLTADLPYTGKRRDDVRNGFRLPPHMKLKNLEGAFEGDDCSEYGLPPNSLDPSVTWNDIYWLQSLTRLPIIIKGILTKEDAELAVRHGAQGIIVSNHGGRQLDGGPATIDALTEVVEAVQGRIEVYLDGGIRKGSDVLKALALGAKCVFIGRPALWGLAYKMYHKRKNI